In one window of Brassica rapa cultivar Chiifu-401-42 chromosome A07, CAAS_Brap_v3.01, whole genome shotgun sequence DNA:
- the LOC103829485 gene encoding uncharacterized protein LOC103829485 isoform X3, whose product MYCPYRVVCCYTALSCLDFYCMLLVTGTVDCLNKLLVKNGHWSPIVVLDKDRKMDVRSNYIVRQSAVVDRDKEIMRPANHNAVQGEDRTSAGIDGWEKSKMKKKRSCIKTDFHPNLASSKVVDGYRDLRQGTQQKPMCDSRTRLNGDSNMSRQAAANGTSGYSRSDNLAPQTSLAGHSPRPGLDSDHSSLYIEKRERSIGSDKERVNQRAVNKSNIHDEFNSSSLVSNTKPNASVRGPRSGSGLPPKLSPRLHNTPSPGDWDISGCTNKPPQLSTPLTHRKRMTSNRSSSPPVTQWASQRPQKISRTARRTNLVPIVSNKDEAYSDSISDGGCSENGFGFHKRSPAASPQLRLKGENSFSTAALSESEESGPPEIKSKDKGKQSDEVDGKAAQNIPKASFPGLQSRKGSKPASGEETGDGVRRQGRTGRGFSSTRSLNPMGVEKLKNVGTAKQLRSARTILDKSESKLGRPPTRKLSGRKTYERQRATATNASPLDFQAGSNDGHEELQAAVNSAVNFAQNFPNSFWKQMERYFCFISDDHINFMKHQGELFSMGPSSPVLTSSDFDSRDLYPEELATSSVDSKASPLYHRLLSALISEDSMSINEDVHVDGFGAIHDLDEDSEFSVLNDNGFRNNDDYESEDGASAILFNGFNKSAYYHCNGKILDHSPIDFSDIPYDKLGIDEKIYLEAQSIGISLEPMPSISNVEEEGIIDEIKKLEEAICKEGCKKKEMVDRLLKSAIEMKEIQERELDQLGYDKLIERAYEKSKASRRHHTVVGKNSTNKISKQAASAFVKRTLERCRQFEETGKSCFSEPEIKDMFIARLSSAEDPLADDNPSTSTPIVGSQPSSSSLARIGQDLENNYANCSDVVLEQTTRREDTAWSNRVKKRELLLDDVGIGAQLSSSTKGKRSERDRDGKGHASSRSGTNKIGRPSLSNDKGERKPKQKANQISSSVRTPEQPNAPLPEANGEHDNLEEDTEPIFDFSQLQIPDNLGGPEFDAQPGDISSWFNMDDDDDFDIMELEVPMDDLSGLNIKL is encoded by the exons ATGTATTGCCCGTACCGAGTGGTTTGTTGCTATACTGCACTTTCGTGTCTGGATTTTTATTGCATGCTTCTGGTTACTGGGACGGTGGATTGTTTGAACAAGTTATTGGTGAAAAATGGGCACTGGTCACCAATTGTAGTTTTGGATAAGGACCGTAAG ATGGATGTTCGAAGCAATTATATTGTTCGACAGTCAGCTGTTGTAGACAGAGATAAGGAAATAATGCGGCCGGCAAATCATAATGCAGTTCAGGGTGAAGATCGAACTTCAGCTGGTATTGATGGTTGGGAAAAGtcaaagatgaagaaaaaacGCTCCTGTATTAAAACGGACTTTCATCCTAACCTGGCTTCAAGTAAAGTGGTTGATGGTTATCGAGATTTGAGGCAGGGCACACAACAGAAGCCAATGTGTGACTCCCGGACGAGATTGAATGGTGACTCGAACATGTCAAG GCAAGCGGCTGCTAATGGAACTTCTGGATATAGTAGGTCTGATAACCTCGCTCCGCAGACAAGCTTGGCTGGGCATTCTCCACGGCCAGGGCTCGATTCTGATCATAGTTCTTTGTACATTGAGAAGAGAGAACGCTCCATTGGTTCAGATAAGGAAAGGGTGAATCAAAGGGCTGTCAACAA GTCCAATATTCACGATGAGTTCAATTCGTCAAGTCTGGTTTCAAACACAAAACCAAATGCTTCAGTTCGTGGACCTAGATCGGGATCAGGGTTACCTCCGAAACTGTCTCCAAGACTCCACAACACTCCATCCCCAGGTGACTGGGATATCTCCGGCTGTACGAATAAGCCTCCACAATTGTCAACCCCGCTTACACATCGGAAGCGCATGACATCAAATCGGTCGTCGTCACCACCTGTCACTCAATGGGCAAGTCAAAGACCACAAAAGATATCCCGTACAGCAAGAAGGACGAATTTAGTACCGATTGTTTCTAATAAGGATGAAGCCTACTCAGATAGTATTTCAGATGGTGGCTGTAGTGAAAATGGGTTTGGATTTCATAAACGCTCGCCAGCTGCTTCTCCTCAATTGAGACTGAAAGGTGAAAACAGCTTCTCCACAGCAGCTCTGTCAGAAAGTGAAGAATCTGGTCCCCCTGAGATCAAGTCTAAAGACAAGGGGAAACAGTCTGATGAGGTTGATGGGAAAGCTGCACAAAATATCCCGAAAGCATCCTTCCCTGGTTTACAATCAAGAAAAGGTAGCAAGCCTGCTTCTGGTGAAGAGACTGGGGATGGTGTGAGAAGGCAAGGAAGGACGGGCCGTGGCTTTTCTTCCACAAGGTCTCTCAACCCAATGGGAGTAGAGAAACTTAAGAATGTTGGAACAGCGAAACAGCTGCGCAGTGCAAGAACTATCTTGGACAAGAGTGAAAG TAAGTTGGGTCGTCCACCCACTAGGAAACTGTCTGGTCGCAAGACTTACGAACGTCAGAGAGCTACGGCAACAAATGCTTCACCACTAGATTTTCAAG CCGGTTCAAATGATGGCCATGAGGAGCTACAAGCGGCTGTTAACTCAGCAGTAAATTTTG CTCAGAACTTTCCCAACTCTTTCTGGAAGCAAATGGAGCGCTACTTTTGCTTTATATCTGATGATCATATCAATTTCATGAAACACCAA GGAGAACTCTTCTCCATGGGTCCCTCCTCACCCGTGCTGACATCCTCTGACTTTGATAGCCGTGATTTATATCCTGAGGAACTTGCAACTAGCAGTGTAGATTCCAAGGCTTCTCCACTTTACCATAGATTGCTATCAGCTTTGATTTCGGAGGACTCGATGAGTATAAATGAAGATGTACATGTTGATGGATTTGGGGCCATACATGATCTTGATGAAGACTCAGAATTCAGTGTTCTGAATGATAATGGATTTAGAAACAATGATGATTATGAATCAGAAGATGGTGCGTCTGCAATTCTGTTCAATGGCTTTAATAAGTCGGCCTACTACCACTGCAATGGCAAAATTCTAGATCATTCACCCATTGACTTCTCAGACATTCCGTATGATAAATTGGGGATAGATGAAAAGATTTATCTGGAAGCTCAGTCTATTGGAATATCCTTAGAACCAATG CCTAGTATCTCAAACGTGGAGGAAGAAGGAATCATTGACGAAATAAAAAAGTTGGAGGAGGCCATCTGCAAGGAG GGTTgtaagaagaaagagatggtgGATAGGCTACTAAAATCTGCCATAGAGATGAAAGAAATTCAAGAGAG GGAGTTAGATCAGCTCGGTTATGATAAACTCATTGAAAGGGCATATGAAAAGAGCAAG GCAAGTCGGCGTCATCACACAGTTGTTGGAAAGAATTCAACTAACAAGATATCAAAGCAGGCTGCATCGGCTTTTGTTAAAAGGACGCTTGAACGATGCCGTCAGTTCGAAGAGACAGGCAAAAGCTGCTTCAGTGAGCCTGAAATCAAGGATATGTTCATTGCCCGGTTGTCATCAGCTGAAGATCCTCTTGCGGATGATAATCCGTCGACTTCAA CACCCATTGTTGGCTCACAGCCAAGCTCTTCTTCGTTGGCACGCATTGGGCAGGACTTGGAGAACAACTATGCCAATTGTTCTGATGTTGTACTAGAGCAAACGACAAGAAGAGAAGATACAGCATGGTCCAATAGGGTGAAGAAGAGAGAGTTGCTGCTTGATGATGTTGGTATTGGGGCACAACTCTCGAGCAGTACGAAGGGAAAGAGAAGTGAGAGGGACAGAGATGGGAAAGGGCATGCTTCATCTAGAAGCGGGACCAATAAGATAGGCCGGCCTTCCCTGTCCAACGACAAGGGTGAAAGAAAACCAAAGCAGAAAGCAAATCAGATATCTTCATCTGTTAGGACCCCGGAGCAACCCAACGCGCCATTACCTGAAGCAAACGGCGAGCATGATAATTTGGAGGAGGATACAGAGCCGATATTCGACTTCTCTCAGCTGCAAATACCAGATAACTTAGGAGGTCCGGAGTTTGATGCGCAACCAGGTGACATAAGCTCCTGGTTTAACATGGATGATGACGATGATTTTGATATTATGGAGCTTGAAGTACCAATGGATGATCTCTCAGGGCTGAATATAAAGTTATGA
- the LOC103829484 gene encoding uncharacterized protein LOC103829484 encodes MISRMMASLTVFIILIIAVMVTGREYDDTRDAEIDELLKKLNKPALKSIKSPDGDIIDCVHMKNHPIYDNPLFKNHTIQMRPSSYPKGWNKEASKTQNHSMVMQLWTINGKCPKNSIPIIRPRRENILQAESVERYGRKDPNSLPQPKPTNPPSNTTNEYAIVTVNSPQGKFHGAQADINVWKPHVQTRREFSLAQIWVMGGTYPSRDTIEAGWQVFQRFYGDDKPRFFIYWTADEYKKTGCYDLRCPGFVHVNRDFVIGAPMPKVSVMGGRQASFLTTIWKDPRTGNWWLRLGYYQILGYWPSSLFSNLKNGASEIHWGGEITNYKEDSQHTSTNMGSGRFGYEGYKKASYFMNLEIEEDGVTKPPESLTPFVTNQNCYNVIRNPFHPQLGASFYYGGPGRNAMCK; translated from the exons ATGATCAGTCGAATGATGGCAAGTTTAACTGTATTCATCATTTTAATCATAGCTGTGATGGTCACCGGAAGAGAGTATGATGATACTCGTGATGCTGAAATAGACGAACTtttgaaaaaactaaataaacctGCTCTTAAATCCATCAAG AGCCCAGACGGAGATATCATAGATTGTGTTCACATGAAGAATCATCCAATTTATGATAATCCTTTATTCAAAAACCACACCATTCAG ATGAGACCAAGTTCTTACCCAAAAGGATGGAACAAAGAAGCTTCAAAAACCCAAAACCATAGTATGGTGATGCAACTCTGGACAATCAACGGAAAGTGTCCAAAAAATAGTATTCCGATCATAAGACCGAGAAGAGAAAACATTTTACAAGCTGAATCAGTAGAAAGATACGGGAGAAAAGATCCCAATAGCCTCCCTCAACCAAAGCCAACCAATCCACCAAGTAATACTACAAATGAG TATGCCATAGTTACCGTAAATTCGCCACAAGGCAAATTTCATGGAGCCCAAGCGGATATAAATGTGTGGAAGCCCCATGTACAAACGCGAAGAGAATTTAGCCTAGCACAAATATGGGTCATGGGTGGCACTTATCCTAGCCGCGACACCATTGAAGCTGGTTGGCAG GTGTTCCAGCGATTTTATGGTGATGACAAGCCtcgattttttatttattggacG GCTGATGAATACAAAAAGACAGGCTGCTACGATCTTAGATGTCCAGGTTTTGTTCATGTCAACAGAGATTTTGTTATAGGTGCACCTATGCCTAAAGTTTCCGTCATGGGTGGTCGACAAGCATCATTTCTCACAACTATATGGAAG GATCCCCGCACAGGGAACTGGTGGTTGAGATTGGGTTACTATCAGATTCTCGGGTACTGGCCTTCCTCATTGTTCAGTAATTTAAAGAATGGTGCTTCAGAAATTCATTGGGGAGGTGAAATAACAAACTACAAGGAGGATTCACAACACACATCAACGAATATGGGGAGTGGTCGTTTCGGATATGAGGGATATAAAAAGGCTAGTTATTTCATGAATCTTGAGATAGAAGAAGACGGTGTTACGAAACCTCCTGAAAGTCTTACTCCCTTTGTGACTAATCAGAATTGTTACAATGTAATCCGAAATCCTTTCCATCCTCAGTTGGGGGCTTCCTTTTATTATGGTGGTCCTGGTCGAAATGCTATGTGTAAATga